In the genome of Cryptomeria japonica chromosome 8, Sugi_1.0, whole genome shotgun sequence, one region contains:
- the LOC131857785 gene encoding uncharacterized protein LOC131857785, with the protein MGRVAPAARGTVGCGRRRPQAADVAARSLRVPQATPAAARERGPAVERRAGGAGGSRANGTRQSSAEFCFHAVAVEEGGGAMGRVAPAARGTAGCGRRRPQAAAPPQAADVAARSLQVPQAAAAATRERGPAWVTCCI; encoded by the exons ATGGGGAGGGTGGCGCCCGCAGCGCGGGGCACCGTCGGCTGCGGACGGCGTCGCCCACAGGCTGCGGacgtcgccgcccgcagtctgcgggtgccACAGGCTACGCCCGCCGCCGCCCGCGAGCGCGGACCCGC TGTTGAACGCAGGGCGGGCGGCGCAGGGGGGAGCCGAGCCAATGGAACCCGACAATCCAGCGCCGAGTTTTGCTTTCACGCAGTAGCGGTAGAAGAGGGAGGCGGAGCGATGGGGAGGGTGGCGCCCGCAGCGCGGggcaccgccggctgcggacgACGCCGCCCGCAAGCTGCGGCACCCCCGCAGGCTGCAGACGTCGCCGCTCGCAGTCTGCAGGTGCCGCAAGCTGCGGCCGCCGCCACCCGCGAGCGTGGCCCCGCGTGGGTTACGTGCTGCATTTAA